One genomic region from Streptomyces sp. NBC_00582 encodes:
- a CDS encoding ABC transporter ATP-binding protein — MPADDDVLLSVRNLTVRFGTGRRTTTAVRDVSFDLRVGETLGLVGESGSGKTTVSRALLGLVPVAEGRILFRGEDITHLRGRSRRALAQDIQVVFQDPYGSFNPLLKVSQSLREGLEAAGAPRAEAHRRMTDLLDRVGLPHSAADTFPSQFSGGQRQRLAIARALMPSPSLVICDEAVSALDVSVQAQVLNLLRELRRDNDLSYLFIGHNLHVVRYMSDRVLVMYRGQLVEQGAAEDVVARPRHPYTRALVAAIPEAAVDAPRVTRAPQRGRPTGPGEAVGCPFAPQCPDVIDLCRTDAPRLLEQSDGRSVACHRSGELPAGSETHSETASETLGERKQTA, encoded by the coding sequence ATGCCGGCTGACGACGACGTCCTGCTCAGCGTCCGCAACCTCACCGTGCGGTTCGGAACGGGCCGGCGCACCACGACCGCCGTCCGCGACGTCAGCTTCGACCTGCGGGTGGGCGAGACCCTCGGCCTGGTCGGTGAGTCGGGCTCGGGCAAGACCACCGTCTCCAGGGCCCTGCTGGGCCTCGTCCCCGTGGCCGAGGGCCGGATCCTCTTCCGGGGGGAGGACATCACCCACCTCCGGGGCAGAAGCCGCCGGGCCCTCGCGCAGGACATCCAGGTCGTCTTCCAGGATCCCTACGGCTCGTTCAACCCCTTGCTGAAGGTCTCCCAGAGCCTGCGCGAGGGACTCGAAGCCGCCGGCGCCCCCCGCGCGGAGGCCCACCGGCGGATGACGGACCTGCTCGACCGGGTCGGGCTCCCGCACAGCGCCGCCGACACCTTCCCGTCCCAGTTCTCCGGCGGACAACGGCAGCGGCTCGCGATCGCCCGTGCGCTGATGCCGTCACCGTCCCTGGTGATCTGCGACGAGGCCGTCAGCGCCCTCGACGTCTCGGTCCAGGCGCAGGTTCTCAACCTGCTGCGCGAACTGCGCCGCGACAACGACCTCAGCTACCTCTTCATCGGCCACAACCTGCACGTCGTGCGCTACATGTCCGACCGCGTGCTCGTCATGTACCGGGGACAGCTCGTCGAGCAGGGCGCGGCTGAGGACGTCGTCGCCCGCCCGCGGCACCCCTACACCCGCGCGCTGGTCGCCGCGATCCCGGAGGCCGCCGTCGACGCGCCCCGGGTCACCCGCGCCCCGCAGCGCGGCCGGCCGACGGGCCCCGGCGAGGCGGTGGGATGCCCCTTCGCCCCGCAGTGCCCCGACGTGATCGACCTCTGCCGCACCGACGCTCCGCGACTGCTGGAGCAGTCCGACGGACGCTCCGTCGCGTGCCATCGCAGCGGCGAACTGCCCGCCGGCAGCGAAACCCACAGCGAAACCGCCAGCGAAACCCTGGGCGAAAGGAAACAGACAGCGTGA